Proteins encoded within one genomic window of Diceros bicornis minor isolate mBicDic1 chromosome X, mDicBic1.mat.cur, whole genome shotgun sequence:
- the LOC131400466 gene encoding melanoma-associated antigen B1-like, producing the protein MPRGQNSKLRAREKRRQARDETQGPRGALATAAEVRESPTSPVSGGTPPSSPAAGCPQKPQGAPAARSRAAGVSHPRSHVGAKSQVEESENSSQASTSTQSPHDDLLTRKVGLLMEFLLDKYQMKEPIKRVDMLRLVHKRYREHFPEILRRVSERIELVFGLYLKEVRPIGLCYTLVGKLDLREDGSLSDDWGFPKSGLLMPLLGVIFLNGNRAPEEEIWEFLNMLGVYDGRRHFIFGEPRKVITQDLVQEKYLEYRQVPNSAPPRYEFRWGPRAHAETSKMKVLEFVAKVYGTVPSAFPSYYEEALRDGAERARARPAARAATTAKASARSRATSSRYSHPK; encoded by the coding sequence ATGCCTCGAGGTCAGAATAGTAAGCTCCGTGCACGTGAGAAACGTCGTCAGGCGCGGGATGAGACCCAGGGTCCTAGGGGTGCtctggccactgcagcagaggtcAGAGAGTCCCCCACCTCCCCTGTGTCTGGGGGTACCCCCCCGAGCTCCCCTGCTGCTGGCTGTCCCCAGaagcctcagggagccccagccgCTAGGTCTCGTGCTGCAGGTGTTTCACACCCAAGATCTCATGTGGGTGCCAAGAGTCAAGTTGAGGAAAGTGAAAAttcctcccaggcctcaacctcCACTCAGAGCCCTCACGATGATCTTCTAACCAGGAAGGTGGGGCTGTTGATGGAATTCCTGCTGGACAAGTATCAAATGAAGGAGCCCATTAAGAGGGTAGACATGCTGAGGCTTGTCCACAAGAGGTACAGGGAGCACTTCCCTGAGATCCTCAGGAGAGTCTCTGAACGCATAGAGCTGGTCTTTGGCCTTTACTTGAAGGAAGTCAGGCCCATTGGCCTCTGCTATACCCTCGTCGGCAAGCTAGACCTCCGCGAAGATGGAAGTCTGAGCGACGACTGGGGATTTCCTAAGAGTGGGCTTCTGATGCCTCTCCTGGGTGTCATCTTCTTGAATGGCAACCGCGCCCCTGAGGAGGAGATCTGGGAATTCCTGAATATGTTGGGCGTCTATGATGGAAGAAGGCACTTTATCTTCGGGGAGCCCAGGAAGGTCATCACCCAAGATTTGGTGCAGGAAAAGTACCTGGAGTATCGTCAAGTGCCCAACAGTGCTCCTCCACGCTATGAGTTCCGGTGGGGTCCCAGAGCCCATGCTGAAACCAGCAAGATGAAAGTCCTAGAGTTTGTGGCCAAAGTCTATGGTACGGTTCCCAGTGCCTTTCCATCCTATTATGAAGAGGCTTTGAGAGATGGGGCAGAGAGAGCCCGAGCCAGGCCCGCAGCCAGGGCTGCCACTACTGCCAAGGCCAGTGCACGTTCCAGGGCCACATCCAGCCGATACTCTCACCCCAAGTGA